The following DNA comes from Mycobacteriales bacterium.
CCCCAGCGCCGGCGTCCTGTCAACGCCCGAGCTGCCCGCCTAGCGGCGCAGTTTCTCCGCGTTGGCCTTCACGTCGTCGATACCGCCGCAGTTGAGGAACGCCTGCTCGGGCAGGTCGTCGTACTCGCCGTCGCAGAGCGCCTTGAACGACGACACGGTCTCCTCGCGCGAGGTGAACACGCCGGGGATGCCGGTGAACTGCTCGGCGACGTAGAACGGCTGGGACAGGTAGCGCTGGATGCGCCGGGCCCGGCCGACGACGATCTTGTCCTCCTCGGAAAGCTCGTCGATACCCAGGATCGCGATGATCTGCTGGAGCTCCTGGTTGCGTTGCAGGATCTGCTTGACCCGCTGGGCGACGTCGTAGTGCTCCTGGCCGACGTACTGCGCGTCGAGGATCCGCGAGCTCGACGTCAGCGGGTCGACCGCCGGGAAGATGCCCAGCTGGAAGATCTGCCGGGACAGCGTCGTGGTCGCGTCGAGGTGGGCGAAGGTCGTAGCCGGCGCGGGGTCGGTGTAGTCGTCGGCGGGGACGAACACCGCCTGCATCGATGTGATCGAGTGGCCTCGGGTCGAGGTGATCCGCTCCTGCAGCTGGCCCATCTCGTCGGCGAGGGTCGGCTGGTATCCCACCGCGGACGGCATCCGGCCGAGCAGCGTGGAGACCTCCGAGCCGGCCTGGGTGAACCGGAAGATGTTGTCGATGAACAGCAGCACGTCCTGGTTCATGACGTCGCGGAAGTACTCGGCCATGGTCAGGGCCGAGAGCCCCACCCGCAGCCGGGTGCCCGGCGGCTCGTCCATCTGCCCGAAGACGAGCGCGGCGTCGTTGATGACGCCGTCCTCGGACATCTCCAGGAAGAGGTCGTTGCCCTCACGGGTGCGCTCACCGACGCCACCGAAGACCGAGGTGCCGCCGAAGTTGCGCGCGACCCGGGTGATCATCTCCTTGATCAGCACGGTCTTGCCCACACCGGCGCCGCCGAACAGGCCGATCTTGCCGCCCTGCACGTAGGGGGTGAGCAGGTCGATGACCTTGATGCCGGTCTCCAGCATCTCGGTCTTGCCCTCGATCTGGTCGAACGGCGGCGGCTGGCGGTGGATGCTCCAGCGCTCGCCGTCCAGCTTGAGGTCGGGCTCGTCGAGGCAGCGACCCAGCGCGTTGAAGACGTGGCCCTTGACCTGGTCGCCGACCGGCACGGTGATCGGGCCGCCGGTGTCGCTGACGGCGGCGCCGCGCACGAGGCCGTCGGTGGGCTGCATGGAGATCGCCCGGACCATGTTGTCGCCGATGTGCTGGGCGACCTCGAGGTTGATGGTGTGGGTCTCCCCTTCGAGCTCGAGGTCGACCAGCAGCTCGTTGTTGAGCATCGGCATCGAGTCGCGGGGGAACTCCACGTCGACGACCGGGCCGGTCACCCGCACTGCCCGGCCGGTCGCGGCGCCCTGCGAAGTCTCGGCGTGCTCGGCGGTTGCCGTCATGCTGCTCTCTCTCCCTCGGCCGGTGGGCCGCTTATCGGTGACGCGTCAGCCGGATGCGGCGAGCGCGTCGGCGCCGCCCACGATCTCGCTGATCTCTTGGGTGATCTGGGACTGGCGGGCCTGGTTGGCCTCACGGGTCAGGTTTTCGACCAGCTCGTCGGCGTTGTCGCTGGCCGACTTCATCGCCCGCTGCCGGGCGGCCGACTCCGACGCCGCGGACTCGAGCAGGGCCGAGTAGAGCCGGGTGGTGATGTACTTCGGCAGCATCGCGTCGAGCAGCGCCTCGGGCTCCGGCTCGAACTCGTACTGCGGCAGTGCCCCTTCCGGCGGCGGCTCGTCGGATTCCTCGACCACCATCGGCGCGATCCGCTTGGCCACCGGCTCCTGGGTCACCATGGAACGGAACTCGGTGTAGACGATGTGGACCTCGTCGACGCCCTCGATCTGGTCGTCGCCGGGGCCTTCGGCAGTGTCGTCCCCGCCGGCCTCGAAGGCCCGGATCAGGGTCTGGCCGGCCTCACGCGCGTCGGAATAGCCCGGCTGCTCGGAGAACCCGGTCCAGTCCGCCACGATCGGACGGTCGCGGAACCGGTAGTAGCCGACGCCCTTGCGGCCGATCACGTAGAGGCGGGGCTCCTTGCCCTCCTCCCTGAGCAGGGCCTGCAACTCCTCCGCCCGCCGGATCGCGTTGGCGCTGTAGCCACCGGCCAGACCGCGGTCGCTGGTGACCAGCAGCACCGCCGCGCGCTTGGGCTCGGGCCGCTCCGCGAGCAGCGGATGATCCACCGACGCGTTGCTGGCCAGCGCGGTGAGCGCGCGGGTGATCTCGTCGGCGTAGGGCCGGCTGTCCTCGACGCGCGCACGTGCCTTGGCGATCCGCGACGCGGCGATGAGCTCCATCGCCTTGGTGATCTTCTTGGTCGACTCGATCGACCGGATCTGCTGGCGGTAGACGCGAAGGCTGGTCGCCATCGGTCAGTCCTTCTTCTCAGGCTTCGGCGGGCTGTAGCGGGTGACCTTCTCCTGGCCCACCTCGCTCTCGTCGAGCGCGTCGGCCTCGGCCTCTTTCCCAAGGGTCGAGCCGTCCGAGGTCTCGAAGCCGTCCCGGAAACTGGAGATCGCCTCCTTGAGGAGGGCCTCGTTCTCGTCGTCGAGCGAGCCGGTGTCCTTGATCGAGCGGTAGACGTCCTCGTGCTGGCGACCGACGTAGTCCAGGAAGTCGGCCTCGAACTTGCGGACGTCGGCGACCGGTACGTCGTCGAGCTGGCCGGTGGTCCCGGCCCAGATCGCGACGACCTGCCGCTCGACCGGCATCGGAGAGAACTGCGGCTGCTTGAGCAGCTCGTAGATCCGCTCGCCGCGGGCCAGCTGGGCCTTGGATGCGGCGTCGAGGTCCGAGCCGAAGGACGCGAAGGCCTCCAGGTCGCCGTACTGCGCGAGGTCGATCCGCATCGTTCCGGAGATGCTCTTCATCGCCCGGATCTGCGCGCTTCCGCCGACCCGGGAGACCGAGTTGCCGACGTCGATCGCCGGTCGCTGCCCGGAGTTGAAGAGATCGGGGTCGAAGTAGATCTGACCGTCGGTGATCGAGATGACGTTGGTCGGGATGTAGGCCGAGATGTCATTGGCCTTGGTCTCGATGATCGGCAACCCGGTCAGCGACCCGCCGCCCAGCTCGTCGGACAGCTTCGCGCAGCGCTCGAGCAGCCGGGAGTGCAGGTAGAAAACGTCACCGGGGTAGGCCTCGCGGCCGGGCGGACGGCGCAGCAGCAGGGACACCGCGCGGTAGGCCTCGGCCTGCTTGGTCAGGTCGTCGAAGATCACCAGGGCGTGCTGCCCCTGGTACATCCAGTGCTGGCCGAGCGCCGAGCCGGTGTAGGGGGCCATGTACTTGAAACCCGGCGGGTCGGAGGCGGGCGCCGCGACGATGGTCGTGTATTCCATCGCGCCGTGCTCCTCCAGCGCGGACCGGACCGTGGCGATGGTCGACGCCTTCTGCCCGATGGCGACGTAGATGCACTTGACCTGACGCTTGGGGTCGCCGGACTCCCAGTTCTCGCGCTGGTTGATGATCGTGTCGACCGCGATCGCCGTCTTGCCGGTCTGCCGGTCGCCGATGATCAGCTGCCGCTGGCCGCGCCCGATGGGGGTCATCGCGTCGATGGCCTTGAGGCCGGTCTGCATCGGCTCCTTCACCGGCTGCCGCTCGACGACGGAGGGTGCCTGCGTCTCCAGCGGCCGCCGTTCGGTGGTCTTGACCTCACCCTGGCCGTCCAGCGGATGACCGAGCGGGTCGACGACCCGGCCGAGGTAGGCGTCGCCGACCGGCACCGAGAGCACCTCGCCGGTCCGCTTGACCGGCTGTCCCTCCTCGATCTTGCTGCCGTCACCCAGGAGGATCACGCCGATGTCGCGGACGTCGAGGTTGAGCGCGAGGCCGAGGACGCCGCCCTCGAACTCCAGCAGCTCGTTGGCCATCGCCGAGGGCAGGCCTTCGACGTGGGCGATCCCGTCGCCGGTGTCGGTCACCGTCCCGACCTCTTCGCGGGAGATCTCCGGCGAATAGGAGGACACGTAGTTCTCGATCGCGCTCCGAATCTCTTCGGAGGAGATCGTCAGCTCCGCCATGGGGGTCTCGTCTCTGCTCTCGTGGTGGGTGCGGTGGTCGTCATCGGGCCCTGGGTCTCAGTACTGGGGTCGGGGCGATCGCGGGTCAGCCGGTGAGATCACGGCGCACCTCGTCGATCCGGTGCAGGATGGTCCCGTCGATCACGTCGTCGCCGACCCGCACGAGCAGCCCGCCGAGCACCGACGGGTCGACATCGATCTGCAGGACCACATCTCGACGGTAGATCCGCGCGAGGGCCGCGATGAGCCTTTCCTGCTCGTCGTCGCTGAGCGGTACGGCGGAGCGCACCCGGGCGACCGAGCGGTCCCGGCGGGCCGCGGCCTGGTCACAGAGGTCTTCGATGGTCCGCTCGAGGCTGCGTCCCCGCGGTGCGCCGACGGCCCGGTCGAGCAGCCGTCTGGTGGCCGGCCGCACCCGGTCGGCGACCAGCGTGTCGAGCAGCTCCTGCCGGCGTTCGGCCGACGCCGACCGGTCGCCCAGGACGGTCTGCAACTCGGGCTCGGAGTCCAGGATCCGGCCGAAGCGGAACAGCTCGTCCTCGACCTCGTCGAGCGCGCCATCGCGATCCGCGCCGGTGAAGGTCGCCTGCCGGGCGAGGATCTCGATCGCGTCGACAAGGTCGGCCGGCTGGGACCAGTGCGCGCGGACTGCACCTCGCAGGACCTCGAGGGTGCCCTCCCCGACGCGGTCGCCGAACAGGGATTCCAGCAGGCCGACCCGGGACGCCTCGGGCGTCGACGCATCGGCCAGCATCCGGCGCAGCACCGGCTCGTCGTCGAGCACACTCAGGACGGCGTAGAGCTCGTCGCCGACCTGCAGCGCGCCGGCGCCGTCGACATCGCGCAGCTGCTCGTCCAGCGTCTGGTCGACGCTGGACAACGACTCCCTACTGACGCCGTGCATCAGCGCGGCACCGTGACGTCCGGGCTGTCACCGCCGGCGGACAGCTCGTCGAGCTCCCCGATGAAGCGGTCGACGGTGCCGTGCCGGCGTGCGTCGTCGTCGAGCGACTCACCGACGATGCGGCTCGCGAGCTGCACCGACATCTGCCCGATCTCGGTCCGCAGCTCCGCTATGACCTGGCGCCGCTGCGCCGCGAGCTGTTCCTCGCCGCGGACCCTGATCCGGTCGGCCTCGGTCTGAGCCTGGGTGCGCATCTCCTCGACGATGGCCTGCGCCTCGGCCCGCGCGTTCTCCCGGATCTCCGCCGCCTTGGCACGTGCCTCGTGCAGCGACTCCTCGTACTCCGAGCGGGCGGACTCGAGCTTCTCCTTCGCCTCCCGACTCTCCTCGAGCTGGGTCCTGATCAGCTCCTGCCGCTCGCGCATTGCCTTCTGGATGGGCGGCACGACCCAGCGCCACAACACCGCGAGGATGACCAGAAACGCGACCAGCTCAGCGATGAAGGTCGCATTCGGGATCAGGAAGATGCTCGCTGCTTCGGTATGCATGAGAACCTCGGTTACTTCGCCAACACGAAGACGAACAGAGCCATGAACGCCAGGTTGATGAAGTACATGGCCTCAACGAGGCCGACGGTCAGGAAGAAGATCGAGAACAGTCGACCCTGGGCCTCGGGCTGGCGGGCCACGCCGGCGATCGTCTGGCTACCCGCGAGTCCGTCACCGACCGCCGCCCCGATGGCACCGCCACCGAGTGCCAAGCCGCCGCCGACGAACGCACCCGCCAGCTGCACCGCGTGATTGGAAACAGCCATGTCTCTCCTTTGTCGTTCCTACTGTCACTTGCCGCGCAGGAAGCTGCCTGCGCTATCAGGGGAGGTAGATCCGGGAAGAATACGGTGGCGTCAGTGATCCTCCTGATTGGAGGCTGCGGCGAAGCTGAAGTAGAGGATGGTCAGCAGCGCGAAGATGAACGCCTGAATGACGCCGATCGCCATGTCGAACAACTTGTAGACGGCATTCGGCAGCCACAGCAGGAACGCCGGGAACAGCGCGATCAACGACAACATGATCGCCGAGGAGAAGATGTTGCCGAAGAGCCGCAGCGCGAGGGTGATCGGCTTGGCGATCTCCTCGATGATGTTGATCGGAGCGAGGTACCACGGCTTGAAGAAGTGACCGAAGTATTCCTTCGCCCCGCGGCGCTTCACCCCGAACCAGTGCACCCACACGATGACGACGAGGGCCAAGGCGAACGTCAGGTTGACGTCTGCCGTAGGTGACGGCAGGGCTCCGTGCGTCGGGATGATCTCCAGCCAGTTGCACACCAGGACGAAGACGAAGATCGTCACGGCGATCGGCACGGCGAACGGCGCGACCCGCATGCCGATCGACTGTTCGACCTGCTCCTGAACCTGCGCGACGACCGATTCCCAGAAGAGCTGCAGGCCGGACGGCACGCCGGGCGTCGCCCGGCGGGCCACCAACAGACCCAGGATGATCACGACGGCGCCGGCGACGAGCGTCGCCCACACCGTGTCGACGTTGATGCCCCCGAAGACGACGTGGTTGTTGATCTCGATCTCGATGGCCTGCACCGAGTGCGTGCTGCTCATGGTGTCAACTCCGGCCCCGGTGGCGTCGTCGTTGTCCTCATGCCTTGCGCAGCTCCTTGATCAGGGGCATTGACGCGTTGCCCACCATCAGCAATTGGAAGATCGCGAGCCCCCCCAGTACCCCGAGCCCGTCGGGTCGGACGGTCAACACCAGAGCGAGGGCGACCAACGTGATCGCGCCGAGCCGGACGAAGACCCCGCCGACGAACCGCTGCTTGCGATGGGTCGCACTGCTGCCGGCGTAACCGACGACCGAGCGCTGGACCAGAGCACTGTTGACCGCGCCCAGACCGAGTCCGACGATGACGAAGAGGCCGGCGAGCGGATGGCCGAACAACCAGAGGATGACCACCGCAAGGACGGCGACCGGAAGTGCCAGCAGCATCGACTTCCGGAGGTTCGCGGCTGCGTGCACGGGTACGGCCGGCAGCGCCGGTCCTTCGTTCACCACCACCGTCGTCCTCTCAACTCTTGAGGTATTTGCGAACTCGAACGTATGTGATCAGTGCGGCGGCCACGATGCCCACCCCCAAGCCGACCAGGGTGTAGACGGGGACGGTGTGCAGGTGCTGGTCCACCAGCAGGCCCACGACGAGCCCACCCACCAGGCAGGCGACCGTTGTCGTGCCCAGGGTGACCAGATCCCACACCGTCGGCTGGCGCTGGGGCACAATCGGTCACCGCTATGACCGCGGCAGAGGCTTTCGCATGTCGGGCTCCCTCACGGACGGCTGCGGAGTGGGATCAGGCAGCATCTGCCTAAGGACTACATCGACCGGTCGGCCGCACACGCGCGAGGCCAAAACCGGTCGATCCCCACACTTCGGTCGGGACGTCGCGACGTTATCACATGGTCATGAGGCCTTTACCTGTCGGGGTATCGGGCGACGGACGGGCTCTGGAACCGCCAGAACGTAGGGCTCAGCGGGTGGGTCGGCGGAGCGCGCGAAGCCGCGGAATGCTCGACAGAACCAGGGCGACGACGGCGAGCGCGCCGACCATCGAGAGCACCAGCGCGGGGCTGGACGTGATCGATATCGACACCCCGCCGAAGGCCAGCAACGCCGCCCAGAAGTAGATCAGGAGCACCGCGCGACGTTGGGAGTGACCGATCTCGAGCAGCCGGTGATGCAGGTGGAGTTTGTCGGCGGTGAACGGCGATCGCCCCGCTTTGACCCGGCGGACTACGGCGAGGACCAGGTCGACGAACGGCACGGCCAGCACGATGAGTGGGATCAGCAGTGGAAGCAGCAGCGGCAGGGCGCCGGCGAGGCTGCCGAAGGACTGCGGGTCGGCGGTGGTCGCCGTGGTGGCCGCGGAGGCGAGCAGCAGGCCGATCAGCATCGCCCCCGAATCCCCCATGAACGTGCGGGCCGGTTGGAAGTTGTGCGGCAGGAACCCGATGCACGACCCGGCCAGCACGGCGCTGATCAGCGTCGGCGTATAGGCGACGTCGCCGTAACCGACCTTTCCGAGGTGGTAGGCGTAGAGGAAGAACGCCAGACCGGCGATCGCCGCCACCCCGGCGGCGAGCCCGTCGAGCCCGTCGATGAAGTTCAACGCGTTGACGACGAGTACGCAGAGCAGGACCGTCAGCGGCACCGCTTCGTCCCGGCCGAGCAGCACGGTCCCGACCCCGAACGGCAGGTAGAACAGCAGCAGCTGCACACCGAGCAGCACCATGACGCCGGCCGCGACGATCTGACCGGCGAGTTTGGTGAGCGCGTCCAGTCCCCAGCGGTCGTCGATCACGCCGACCGCGCAGATCAGGCCGCCGGCGATGAGGATCGCCGAGGTCTCGGAGGAGTTGGCGAACGTCCGCTGCAACGTGGGCATCCGGTGGGCGACCAGCAGCGCCGCGGCCACCCCGCCGTACATCGCGACACCGCCGAGCTTCGGTGTCGGGATGGTGTGCACGTCACGGTCGCGCGGTTGTTGCATCGCCCCCCACTTGACCGCCACCAGCCGGACTATCGGGGTCAGCAGAAACGTGACCGCCGCGGCGACGCAGAGGACGAGGGCATATTCGCGCATCGGCCCGGGTCAGCCCCCGGCCGTCGCCGCGATCTCCGGGCGCGGGTACGCCGGATATCGGCTGACCAGCGCCTCGACGGTCGCCGAGACGTCGGCAAGCGTCGCCCGGCCGGCGTCGGTCTCCGGGTCGGCCCGGACCGCGCGGCCGATGAGGGAGGCGATCTCCTTCATGTCGCTCTCCCCCATGCCCTGGGTGGTGACCGACGGGGTCCCGACCCGGATCCCGGACGCGATCATCGGTTTGGCCGGGTCGTAGGGGATGGCGTTCTTGTTCAGCGTGATCCGGGCGGCGTCGCAGCGCGCCTCCGCCGCGCGCCCGGTGACGCCGAGCTGCTGGAGGTCGATCAACGCCAGATGGGTGTCGGTGCCGCCGGAGACCGGGCGCATCCCGTCGGCGGCCAGTCCCTCGGCCAGCGCCTGGGCATTGGAGATCACCTGACGGGCGTAGTCCTGGAAGGACGGCTGGAGCGCCTCCTTCAGCGCGACCGCCTTGGCCGCGACCGCGTGCATGAGCGGCCCGCCCTGCGAGAACGGGAAGACGGCCTTGTCGATTCGCTTGGCCATGTCCTCGGTGCACACGATCATCCCGCCGCGCGGACCGCGCAGAACCTTGTGCGTGGTGAAGGTGACCACGTCGGCGAAGGGCACCGGGCTCGGGATCGCCTTACCGGCGACCAGTCCGATGAAGTGGGCGGCGTCGACCATGAGGGCGGCGCCGACCTCGTCGGCGATGGCGCGGAAGGCGGCGAAGTCGATCAACCGCGGGTACGCCGTGGCCCCGCAGATGATCATCTTCGGCCGGTGCTCACGGGCCAGGTCGCGCACCTCGTCGTAGTCGATGAGCTCGGTGTCGCGTTTCACCGAATAGCCGATGGTGTGGAACCACTTGCCGGAGAAGTTGACCGGACTGCCGTGGGTCAGGTGTCCGCCGTGCGGCAGCGACATGGCCAGCACCGTGTCACCGGGCTGCAGGAGCGCGGCATAGGCGGCGAGGTTGGCGCTCGCCCCCGAATGCGGCTGCAGGTTGGCGTGCTCGGCGCCGAAGAGCTCCTTGGCGCGGGCGATGCCGATCTCCTCGGCCTTGTCGACCTCTGAGCAGCCGCCGTAGTAGCGGCGGCCGGGGTAGCCCTCGGCGTACTTGTTGGACAGTGTGCTGCCGAGCGCGGCCAGGACCGCCGGGCTGGTGAGGTTTTCGCTGGCGATCAACTGCAACCCGCCGCGCAGGCGCTCCAGCTCGCCGAGCACCACCCCCGCGATCTCCGGATCCTCGGCAGCCAGTGCATCGAAATCCGGGCCCCAGAACGGTGTGCTCATCGTGATGCTCCTCGACCGTGGGTGCGTATCAACTCTACGGCGGTCACCGCGCCACATATGCGGGTTGTGACGCTAGCGCCCCGGGGTGTCGTCCGGTACGACGAGGTCGGAAACGACTTCGCGCAGGGCTTCCGCGCTGATCGCCCCGACCCGGCGCAGGACCGGGTCGGAACCGGTCAGATCGACGATGCTGGACGGCACCGGGTCGCTGCACGGGCCGCCGTCGAGGTAGACGGTGACCGATTCGCCCAGCTGATCCCGCGCCTCCTCCATGGTCGTGGCCGCCGGCGAGCCGGTGCGGTTGGCGCTGGAAACGGCCATGGGGCCGGTCCGGGTCAGCAGATCGAGCGCGACCGGGTGGGCGGGCATCCGTACGGCGACCGTCCCCCGGGTGTCCCCTAGGTCCCAGGCCAGCGACGACGCGTGTTCGACGATGATCGTCAGGCCGCCCGGCCAGAAGGCCTCGATGAGATCCCGGGCGTCGGGGTGCACGGCGACGACGAGGCCGTCCAGGCCGGACCAGGAGCCGACCAGCACCGGGGGCGGCATGTCGCGGCCGCGGCCCTTGGCCGTGAGGAGAGCATCGACGGCGCCGGGGCTGAACGCCTCCGCGCCCAGGCCGTAGACGGTGTCGGTCGGGAGCACGATGAGCTCGTCCCGTTTCACCGCGGCCTCGGCCGCCGTGAGGCCGTCCGCCCGGTCCTGCGGGTCGGAGCAGTCGTAGAGGAGGCTCACCGGGCACCGTTCCTTCCTGCGTCGCGGCCACGGACATCGGGTGCCCGCACGGCCGCGGCGAACCTCGGCCTGCCGGCGAGGTCCCGGTGGTCGGTCACCTGCTCCCAGCTTCCCATTTCTTTCAGGAGGGCCGGTACGCGCTCCCCCTGCCGGTCGGCGTGCTCGACCCCGAACCATCCGCCGGGCCGCAGCAGCCGGGCCGCGGTGGCCACGACGATCCGGACGACCGCGAGCCCGTCCGGCCCGCCCCACAGGGCGGCCGCGGGATCGTGGTGAGCCACCTCGGGCTCGACGGACGCCCCGTCCGGGATGTACGGCGGGTTGGCGAGCACGAGGTCGACCTGTCCGGAGAGCTCCGGGAGCGCGCCGTCGACGTCGGCCTCGTGCACCTCGATCCGGCCGTCGGCGTTGTTGCGCTCGGCCCAGGCCACGGCGAATCGCTCCCGCTCGACCGCGTGTACCCGGGCCTGCGGTGCCTCGTCGGCGACGCTGAGCGCGATCGCGCCGCTGCCGGCGCACAGGTCGACCACCAGCGGCGCGGGGAGTCCGCGGATCCGGTCGAGGCCCCAGTCGACGAGCACCTCGGTCTCCGGGCGGGGCACGAATACCCCGGGACCCACGGCGAGGTCGAGCCGGCGGAAGCCCGCGATCCCGGTCAGGTGCTGCAGCGGGACCCGCTCGGCACGCTGCTCGATCAGCGCGAGGTAGGTGGTGCAGGCCTCGGCCGGAACGGGGTCGACGACGGCCAGCTGCCCGGCGCGGATGCCGAGGGTATGGGCAAGCAGCGCCCGCGCGTCGTACTCAGGACTGGCGACGCCGGCCTCCCGCAGCCGCGCATCGCCCTGGCGCACCAGCTCCGCCACTGCCGTACTTCCGCCCGGGCAGTCATCGGGGCCGGGCGGTCGGGCTGTCATGGTCGTGCCGTCATGGTCGGGCGCGCGATCAGCGGGAGGGTGGTGCGGCGTCGGTGTCGGCGAGCATCGCCTCGGCGTCGGCGCGGGTCAGCGCGTCGATGACGGCGTCGAGGTCACCGTCGAGCACCTGGTCGAGGTTGTAGGCCTTGTAGCCGACGCGGTGGTCGGAGATGCGGCTCTCCGGGTAGTTGTAGGTACGGATCCGCTCACTCCGGTCGACGGTGCGCACCTGGCTGTGGCGGGCGTCGGCGGCTTCCTGGTCGGCCCGCTCCTGCGCGATCGCGAGCAGCCTGGCGCGCATCACCCGCAGCGCCGCCTCCCGATTCTGCAGCTGGCTCTTCTCGTTCTGCATGGACACGACGGTGCCGGTCGGGACATGGGTGAGCCGCACGGCCGAGTCGGTGGTGTTGACGCTCTGCCCGCCCGGCCCGGACGAGCGGAACACGTCGACCCGCAGGTCGTTCGGGTCGAGTGCGACCTCGACGTCCTCGGCCTCCGGCAGCACCAGTACGCCGGCCGCCGAGGTGTGGATGCGGCCCTGCGACTCGGTGACCGGGACGCGCTGCACGCGGTGTACGCCGCCTTCGTACTTCAGCCGACTCCACACCCCGCCTCGGCCGCGTGCCTTCACACCGACGCTGACGTCGCGGTAGCCGCCGAGCTCGGTCGGTTCCGCGTCGAGCACCTCGGTCTGCCAGCCCCGCCGCTCGGCGTACCGCAGGTACATCCGCAGCAGGTCGCCGGCGAAGAGGGCCGACTCCTCGCCGCCCTCGCCGGCCTTGACCTGCAGGATCACGTCCTTGGCGTCGTTCGGGTCCTTGGGCAGCAGCTGTTCGCGCAGCTTCGCGTGGAGTTCGTCGATCCGTACGTCGAGCTCTGCCGCCTCGCGGGCGAACGACGGGTCCTCGTGGGCGAGCTCGCGGGCGGCGTCCCGATCGTTGCGGGCCGCCTCGAGCTGGCGGGCGGTCTCCACGACCGGACCCAGCTCGGCGTAACGGCGGCTCAGGGTGCGGGCCCGGGCCTGGTCAGCGTGGACCGCCGGGTCGGCGAGGGTGCGCTCGAGCTCGGCGTGCTCCGCGAGCAGCCCGGGCAGCGCCTCGGGTGTCACGTCGCTCATCGCTGCCTCCCTCTCGAGCGGACCGTCCGGTTCGTCGGCGTACCCGGTCCGGACAGCGCACGACGCCCGACCCAGATCGGGTCGGGCGTCGTGTCGGTGCTATTTGGCGTCGTTGCGGGCGCGCTTGCCGAACCGCTTCTCGAAGCGAGCCACCCGGCCACCGGTGTCGAGGATCTTCTGCTTGCCGGTGTAGAAGGGGTGGCAGGCCGAGCACATCTCGGCGTGCATGGTCCCGGACTTCGCGGTGCTCCGGGTGGTGAAGGTGTTACCACAGGAACAGGTGACCTGGGTGGTCACGTACTCCGGGTGAATGCCTGTCTTCAACGGATGTCCTTTCGTCGTGGTCGCCGGGTCGCCCGAATCGTGCTGGACGTGAACCGGAACCGATCTCCGTCACCAGTGTGCCAGACGGGTCCATTTGGGCGGACCCGCCGGCACTGGCAGGTGAACGCCGGAGCGTCCCCGATTAGTCCTGCGCTAGTCCTGGGGCGACATCGTCGTCGTCTTCTGCACCTGCATGAGGAATTCGACGTTGGTCGCCGTCTTCCGCAGCCGGTCCAGGACCAGTTCCAGCGCCTGCTGGGACTCCAGGGCGTGGAGCACCCGGCGGAGCTTGATCACGATCGCCAGCTCGTCCGGCGGGAGGAGGATCTCCTCCTTCCGGGTGCCGGACGGATCGATGTCGATCGCCGGGAACACCCGCTTGTCGGCCAGCCTGCGGTCGAGGTAGAGCTCGGCGTTGCCGGTGCCCTTGTACTCCTCGTAGATCACCGTGTCGCCGGTGGAGCCGGTCTGCACCAGCGCCGTGGCGAGGATGGTCAGGGACCCGCCGTTCTCGATGTTGCGGGCCGCGCCGAGGAAACGCTTCGGCGGGTAGAGGGCGGTCGAGTCGATACCACCGGAGAGGATCCGGCCGCTGGCCGGCGACGCGTTGTTGTAGGCGCGCCCGAGCCGCGTGATCGAGTCGAGCAGGACGACCACGTCGTGGCCACTCTCGACCAGTCGCTTGGCCCGCTCGATCGCCAGCTCCGAGAC
Coding sequences within:
- the atpB gene encoding F0F1 ATP synthase subunit A, translating into MSSTHSVQAIEIEINNHVVFGGINVDTVWATLVAGAVVIILGLLVARRATPGVPSGLQLFWESVVAQVQEQVEQSIGMRVAPFAVPIAVTIFVFVLVCNWLEIIPTHGALPSPTADVNLTFALALVVIVWVHWFGVKRRGAKEYFGHFFKPWYLAPINIIEEIAKPITLALRLFGNIFSSAIMLSLIALFPAFLLWLPNAVYKLFDMAIGVIQAFIFALLTILYFSFAAASNQEDH
- a CDS encoding AtpZ/AtpI family protein; the encoded protein is MPQRQPTVWDLVTLGTTTVACLVGGLVVGLLVDQHLHTVPVYTLVGLGVGIVAAALITYVRVRKYLKS
- the prmC gene encoding peptide chain release factor N(5)-glutamine methyltransferase, producing the protein MAELVRQGDARLREAGVASPEYDARALLAHTLGIRAGQLAVVDPVPAEACTTYLALIEQRAERVPLQHLTGIAGFRRLDLAVGPGVFVPRPETEVLVDWGLDRIRGLPAPLVVDLCAGSGAIALSVADEAPQARVHAVERERFAVAWAERNNADGRIEVHEADVDGALPELSGQVDLVLANPPYIPDGASVEPEVAHHDPAAALWGGPDGLAVVRIVVATAARLLRPGGWFGVEHADRQGERVPALLKEMGSWEQVTDHRDLAGRPRFAAAVRAPDVRGRDAGRNGAR
- a CDS encoding MraY family glycosyltransferase, with product MREYALVLCVAAAVTFLLTPIVRLVAVKWGAMQQPRDRDVHTIPTPKLGGVAMYGGVAAALLVAHRMPTLQRTFANSSETSAILIAGGLICAVGVIDDRWGLDALTKLAGQIVAAGVMVLLGVQLLLFYLPFGVGTVLLGRDEAVPLTVLLCVLVVNALNFIDGLDGLAAGVAAIAGLAFFLYAYHLGKVGYGDVAYTPTLISAVLAGSCIGFLPHNFQPARTFMGDSGAMLIGLLLASAATTATTADPQSFGSLAGALPLLLPLLIPLIVLAVPFVDLVLAVVRRVKAGRSPFTADKLHLHHRLLEIGHSQRRAVLLIYFWAALLAFGGVSISITSSPALVLSMVGALAVVALVLSSIPRLRALRRPTR
- a CDS encoding ATP synthase subunit I, whose protein sequence is MNEGPALPAVPVHAAANLRKSMLLALPVAVLAVVILWLFGHPLAGLFVIVGLGLGAVNSALVQRSVVGYAGSSATHRKQRFVGGVFVRLGAITLVALALVLTVRPDGLGVLGGLAIFQLLMVGNASMPLIKELRKA
- the glyA gene encoding serine hydroxymethyltransferase: MSTPFWGPDFDALAAEDPEIAGVVLGELERLRGGLQLIASENLTSPAVLAALGSTLSNKYAEGYPGRRYYGGCSEVDKAEEIGIARAKELFGAEHANLQPHSGASANLAAYAALLQPGDTVLAMSLPHGGHLTHGSPVNFSGKWFHTIGYSVKRDTELIDYDEVRDLAREHRPKMIICGATAYPRLIDFAAFRAIADEVGAALMVDAAHFIGLVAGKAIPSPVPFADVVTFTTHKVLRGPRGGMIVCTEDMAKRIDKAVFPFSQGGPLMHAVAAKAVALKEALQPSFQDYARQVISNAQALAEGLAADGMRPVSGGTDTHLALIDLQQLGVTGRAAEARCDAARITLNKNAIPYDPAKPMIASGIRVGTPSVTTQGMGESDMKEIASLIGRAVRADPETDAGRATLADVSATVEALVSRYPAYPRPEIAATAGG
- a CDS encoding L-threonylcarbamoyladenylate synthase, which gives rise to MSLLYDCSDPQDRADGLTAAEAAVKRDELIVLPTDTVYGLGAEAFSPGAVDALLTAKGRGRDMPPPVLVGSWSGLDGLVVAVHPDARDLIEAFWPGGLTIIVEHASSLAWDLGDTRGTVAVRMPAHPVALDLLTRTGPMAVSSANRTGSPAATTMEEARDQLGESVTVYLDGGPCSDPVPSSIVDLTGSDPVLRRVGAISAEALREVVSDLVVPDDTPGR